The proteins below are encoded in one region of Mycobacterium shinjukuense:
- a CDS encoding ABC transporter permease, which yields MSFLELALSYLFTASNWTGPVGLAARTCEHLEYTAIAVGLSAVIAVPAGLVIGHTGRGRLLVVGVVNGVRALPTLGVLLLGVLAFGLGMGPPIVALMLLGVPALLAGTYAGIANVDPLVVDAARALGMTESQVLTRVEVPNALPLILGGLRSATLQVVATATVAAYASLGGLGRFLIDGIRERRFHIALVGALMVAVLALILDGLLALAVWASRPGTGRLGGRTGPPVRQIDAAVSDKPAVVAGHALR from the coding sequence ATGAGCTTCCTCGAGCTGGCGCTGTCCTACCTTTTCACCGCGAGCAATTGGACCGGCCCCGTGGGCCTTGCGGCGCGCACCTGCGAACACCTGGAATACACCGCGATCGCGGTGGGGTTGTCGGCGGTCATCGCGGTTCCGGCCGGCCTGGTCATCGGCCACACCGGCCGCGGCCGGCTGCTGGTGGTGGGTGTGGTGAATGGGGTGCGCGCGTTGCCGACGCTGGGCGTGCTGCTGCTGGGCGTGCTGGCGTTCGGGCTGGGTATGGGACCGCCGATCGTTGCGCTGATGCTGCTGGGCGTGCCTGCGCTGCTGGCCGGCACGTATGCGGGCATCGCCAACGTGGACCCGCTGGTGGTGGATGCCGCCCGCGCCCTGGGGATGACCGAGTCCCAGGTGCTGACACGCGTCGAGGTACCCAATGCGCTGCCGTTGATACTCGGCGGGTTGCGGAGCGCGACGTTGCAGGTGGTGGCCACGGCGACGGTGGCCGCCTACGCCAGTCTGGGTGGGCTGGGCCGTTTCTTGATCGACGGGATCCGCGAGCGCCGATTCCACATCGCCCTGGTCGGCGCGCTGATGGTGGCCGTGCTGGCGCTGATCCTGGACGGCCTGCTCGCGTTGGCGGTGTGGGCGTCGCGGCCGGGCACCGGGCGGCTGGGCGGGCGCACCGGCCCGCCGGTTCGGCAAATTGACGCCGCGGTGAGCGACAAACCCGCCGTGGTGGCTGGACACGCCCTACGGTAG
- a CDS encoding prephenate dehydrogenase — MTRSAAQTPVCVLGLGLIGGSIMRAAAGAGREVFGYNRSVEGAHAARCEGFDATTDLGEALTRAADTEALIVLAVPMPALPYMLAHVRESAPDCPLTDVTSVKCAVLDEVVAAGLRARFVGGHPMTGTAHSGWRAGHGGLFTRAPWVISVDDHVDPTVWSMVMTLALDCGAVVVPARSDEHDAAAAAISHLPHLLAEALAVAAAEVPLAFALAAGSFRDATRVAGTAPDLVRAMCEANTGQLVPVTDRVIELLSRARDSLAHNGSVADLVDAGNAARTRYESFPRSDIVTVVIGAENWREQLAAAGRAGGVIRSALPTLDSPR; from the coding sequence GTGACTAGGAGTGCGGCGCAGACACCGGTATGCGTGCTCGGTCTCGGGCTCATCGGCGGCTCGATCATGCGGGCCGCCGCGGGGGCGGGCCGTGAGGTCTTCGGCTACAACCGGTCGGTGGAGGGCGCGCACGCCGCGCGGTGCGAGGGCTTCGACGCCACAACCGACCTCGGCGAAGCCCTGACCCGGGCCGCCGACACCGAGGCGTTGATCGTGCTGGCCGTGCCGATGCCGGCATTGCCGTACATGCTCGCCCACGTCCGCGAATCGGCGCCCGACTGTCCGCTCACCGACGTCACCAGCGTCAAGTGCGCGGTGCTTGACGAGGTCGTCGCGGCCGGTCTGCGGGCACGCTTCGTCGGCGGGCACCCGATGACGGGCACCGCGCACTCCGGGTGGCGGGCCGGTCACGGCGGGTTGTTCACCAGGGCACCCTGGGTGATCAGCGTGGACGATCATGTGGATCCCACGGTGTGGTCGATGGTGATGACGTTGGCGCTGGACTGCGGAGCGGTGGTGGTGCCGGCCAGATCCGACGAACACGACGCCGCGGCGGCCGCCATCTCACATCTGCCGCACCTGCTGGCCGAGGCGCTGGCCGTCGCCGCCGCCGAGGTGCCGCTGGCTTTTGCGCTGGCCGCCGGGTCGTTTCGCGATGCCACCCGGGTCGCCGGCACCGCACCGGACCTGGTACGCGCGATGTGTGAGGCCAACACCGGCCAGCTGGTGCCGGTCACCGACCGGGTCATCGAGCTGCTCAGCCGCGCCCGCGATTCGCTGGCCCACAACGGCTCGGTAGCCGACCTGGTCGACGCGGGCAACGCCGCGCGCACCCGCTACGAAAGCTTCCCGCGCTCCGACATCGTCACCGTGGTCATCGGCGCCGAAAACTGGCGCGAGCAACTGGCCGCCGCCGGGCGGGCCGGCGGAGTGATCAGATCCGCTCTGCCAACCCTGGATAGTCCACGATGA
- a CDS encoding tRNA adenosine deaminase-associated protein produces MGAQRASAKGPSADAPDGFGVAVVREDGKWRCTPLGPKALTSLSAAETELRELRSAGAVFGLLDVDDEFFVIVRPAPSGTRLLLSDATAALDYDIAAEVLDKLDAEIDPEDLEEAEPFEEGDLGLLSDIGLPEAVLGVILDETDLYADEQLGRIAREMGFADQLSAVIDRLGR; encoded by the coding sequence ATGGGAGCACAACGGGCCTCCGCGAAGGGCCCGTCCGCGGACGCGCCGGACGGTTTCGGCGTCGCCGTGGTGCGCGAAGACGGCAAGTGGCGCTGTACGCCGCTGGGGCCCAAGGCGCTGACCAGTTTGTCGGCCGCCGAGACCGAGCTGCGTGAACTGCGCAGCGCGGGCGCCGTGTTTGGACTTCTCGACGTCGACGACGAATTCTTCGTCATCGTGCGGCCAGCGCCCTCGGGCACCCGGCTGTTGCTCTCGGACGCTACCGCCGCGCTGGACTATGACATTGCTGCTGAGGTTTTGGACAAGCTGGACGCCGAGATCGATCCGGAAGACCTTGAGGAGGCCGAACCGTTCGAGGAAGGCGATTTGGGCTTGCTGTCCGACATCGGGCTGCCTGAAGCGGTGCTGGGGGTCATCCTCGACGAGACCGACCTCTACGCCGACGAGCAACTGGGTCGGATCGCCCGGGAGATGGGTTTTGCTGACCAGCTGTCGGCGGTGATCGACCGCCTCGGTCGGTGA
- a CDS encoding F420-dependent hydroxymycolic acid dehydrogenase translates to MTGISRRAFGRMTVGVGALGAGGWSGGCATRTGPAPASGPANKGVGVVLSHEQFRTDQLVAQAQAAERAGFHCVWASDHLQPWQDNQGHSMFPWLTLALVGNSTSRISFGTGVTCPLYRYHPVTVAQAFATLAILSPGRVFLGVGTGERLNEQAATNTFGTYAERHDRLIEAIGLIRQLWHGERISFAGRYFQTNAVRLYDLPGTPPPIFVAASGPKSAALAGRYGDGWIAQANDITNAKLLAAFTAGAQAAGRDPAGLGKRAELFAVVGDHNEAYRAASLWRFTAGAVDQPNPVEIQRTAESNPIEKVLANWAVGTDPAVHTRAVQAVLDAGATPFLHFPQDDPITAIDFYRSNVLPRLR, encoded by the coding sequence GTGACCGGGATTTCGAGACGGGCTTTCGGGCGGATGACCGTCGGGGTCGGTGCGCTCGGCGCCGGCGGGTGGTCTGGCGGATGCGCTACCCGCACCGGTCCGGCGCCGGCGTCAGGGCCGGCCAACAAGGGGGTAGGTGTGGTGTTGTCGCATGAACAGTTCCGCACCGATCAGCTGGTGGCCCAAGCCCAGGCCGCCGAACGGGCCGGCTTCCATTGCGTGTGGGCCAGTGACCATCTGCAGCCATGGCAAGACAATCAGGGCCACTCCATGTTCCCGTGGCTGACCCTGGCGTTGGTGGGCAACAGCACCAGCCGCATCTCATTCGGCACGGGTGTGACCTGCCCGCTCTACCGCTATCACCCGGTTACGGTCGCCCAGGCGTTTGCGACGCTGGCGATCCTGAGTCCCGGAAGGGTATTTCTGGGGGTGGGCACCGGCGAGCGGCTCAACGAACAGGCCGCCACCAACACTTTCGGCACCTACGCCGAGCGCCACGACCGGCTGATCGAGGCCATCGGACTGATCCGCCAGCTGTGGCATGGAGAACGAATCTCATTCGCGGGCAGGTATTTTCAGACGAACGCGGTGAGGCTTTACGATCTACCGGGTACGCCTCCGCCAATCTTCGTCGCGGCCAGTGGCCCCAAGAGCGCCGCCCTGGCCGGCCGCTACGGCGACGGCTGGATCGCCCAGGCCAACGACATCACAAACGCCAAACTGCTCGCCGCGTTCACCGCGGGCGCTCAGGCAGCCGGTCGTGATCCGGCCGGCCTGGGCAAGCGGGCCGAGCTGTTCGCCGTCGTCGGCGACCACAACGAGGCTTACCGGGCCGCCTCCTTGTGGCGATTCACCGCTGGAGCCGTCGACCAGCCCAACCCCGTCGAGATCCAGCGCACCGCCGAGTCGAACCCGATCGAGAAGGTGCTGGCCAACTGGGCGGTGGGCACCGACCCCGCCGTGCACACCAGGGCGGTGCAAGCGGTGCTGGACGCCGGTGCAACGCCTTTCCTGCACTTCCCGCAGGACGACCCGATTACCGCCATCGACTTCTACCGCAGCAATGTCCTACCCCGGCTGCGTTAG
- a CDS encoding putative glycolipid-binding domain-containing protein, with protein MLTWRAQDISRMESVRIQVSGKRIKANGRIVAAATAANPAFGAFYEVQTDESGATKRFGLTVTLAERERQLAIARDEENMWLVTDHQGERRAAYNGALDVDVVFSPFFNALPIRRLGLHKHAESVTLPMVYVNVPEMSVTAATVSYASQGRLNGIKLRSPVADTTVTVDADGFIVDYPGLAERI; from the coding sequence ATGTTGACCTGGCGCGCGCAGGACATCTCACGCATGGAGTCGGTGCGAATCCAGGTGTCCGGCAAGCGAATCAAGGCCAACGGCCGTATCGTGGCCGCGGCCACCGCGGCCAACCCGGCTTTTGGTGCCTTCTATGAGGTACAAACCGACGAATCCGGTGCCACCAAGCGGTTCGGGCTGACCGTGACGCTGGCCGAGCGGGAACGCCAGCTGGCCATCGCACGCGACGAGGAAAACATGTGGTTGGTCACCGACCACCAGGGTGAGCGGCGGGCGGCGTACAACGGCGCGCTGGATGTCGACGTGGTGTTCAGCCCGTTCTTCAACGCGCTGCCCATCCGCCGCCTGGGATTGCATAAACACGCGGAATCGGTGACGCTGCCGATGGTCTACGTGAACGTGCCCGAGATGTCGGTCACCGCGGCCACCGTGAGCTACGCCAGCCAGGGACGACTCAACGGGATCAAGTTGCGTTCACCGGTCGCCGACACGACGGTGACCGTCGACGCCGACGGGTTCATCGTGGACTATCCAGGGTTGGCAGAGCGGATCTGA
- a CDS encoding DUF2237 family protein has protein sequence MHDRRPDRNVLGGPLEPCGTDPLTGFYRDGCCSTGPEDLGRHTICAVVTAEFLEHQRSIGNDLCTPMPEYRFPGLLPGDRWCVTAVNWLRAYRDDRAAPVVLASTHAQTLEVVPLEALQEHAVDVPDDLANL, from the coding sequence ATGCATGATCGCCGGCCTGACCGCAACGTGCTGGGCGGCCCGCTGGAACCGTGCGGCACCGACCCCCTCACCGGCTTCTACCGTGACGGCTGCTGCTCAACCGGACCCGAAGATCTGGGCCGACACACGATCTGCGCCGTGGTGACCGCCGAGTTCTTGGAGCACCAGCGCTCCATCGGCAACGACCTGTGCACACCGATGCCCGAGTATCGGTTTCCCGGTTTGCTGCCGGGAGACCGTTGGTGCGTCACCGCGGTGAATTGGCTGCGGGCCTACCGCGACGACCGGGCCGCCCCGGTGGTGCTGGCGTCCACGCACGCGCAGACCCTCGAGGTGGTGCCCCTCGAGGCGCTACAGGAGCACGCCGTCGACGTGCCCGACGACCTGGCCAACCTGTAG
- a CDS encoding AraC family transcriptional regulator codes for MSVVRGTALSNYPSLVAELGGDPAGLLRAAGIREQDVGTYDTFIPFRAAIRAAESAAEATATPDFGRRLARRQGIEILGPVGVAARTAATVADALAIFNTFMAAYSPVISIQITALADPKRSFIALEFLLDEATSSPQTLELALGVSLGVFRLLMGDHYRPLAVHLPHDPLTPPADYIQYFGCTPYFAERRAGFTVRTADLSLPLNRDDIAHRAVVDYLSSITPLGAGMVESVRTIVRQLLPTGAATLDVVAEQFHLHPKTLQRRLAEKNTTFAGLVDQVRKDAADRYLRTTGISLSHLARELGYAEQSVLTRSCKRWFGTGPTAYRNRTRRPVIKDRARAQVLSATFPGG; via the coding sequence ATGTCGGTGGTGCGTGGGACCGCGCTCTCGAACTACCCGAGCCTGGTTGCCGAGCTGGGGGGTGATCCGGCCGGCCTGCTCCGCGCCGCGGGCATCCGGGAACAGGATGTCGGCACCTATGACACGTTCATACCGTTTCGCGCGGCAATTCGGGCGGCCGAATCGGCCGCGGAGGCCACGGCCACACCGGATTTCGGACGGCGATTAGCACGGCGGCAGGGGATCGAGATCCTCGGACCGGTGGGGGTGGCTGCCCGGACGGCCGCGACCGTGGCCGATGCCTTGGCGATTTTCAACACCTTCATGGCGGCATACAGCCCGGTGATCTCCATCCAGATCACCGCGTTGGCCGACCCGAAGCGGTCCTTCATCGCCCTCGAGTTCCTGCTCGACGAGGCGACGAGCAGCCCGCAGACGCTGGAACTGGCGCTGGGCGTCTCACTCGGGGTGTTTCGCCTACTCATGGGCGACCACTACCGACCGCTGGCGGTGCACCTACCGCACGATCCGCTCACCCCGCCGGCCGACTACATCCAGTATTTCGGCTGCACGCCGTATTTCGCCGAACGTCGGGCCGGCTTCACCGTGCGCACGGCCGACCTGAGCCTGCCGTTGAACCGCGACGACATCGCCCACCGCGCCGTCGTCGACTACCTGAGCAGCATCACACCGCTGGGTGCCGGGATGGTGGAATCGGTGCGCACCATCGTCCGCCAATTGCTGCCCACCGGGGCGGCGACGCTGGATGTGGTCGCCGAGCAGTTCCACCTGCACCCGAAAACGCTGCAACGCCGGCTTGCCGAGAAAAACACCACGTTCGCCGGGCTGGTCGACCAGGTCCGCAAGGACGCCGCCGATCGCTACTTGCGGACCACCGGCATCAGCCTGTCACACTTGGCCCGCGAATTGGGTTACGCCGAGCAGAGCGTGCTCACCCGCTCCTGCAAGAGATGGTTCGGGACCGGGCCGACCGCCTACCGCAACCGGACCCGGCGGCCCGTCATCAAAGACCGAGCGCGCGCTCAAGTTCTTTCAGCGACGTTTCCAGGTGGCTGA
- a CDS encoding flavin-containing monooxygenase yields MNSSSIEHVDVLIVGAGISGIGAAHYLQKMQAAKTFAIVEARADIGGTWDLFRYPGIRSDSDLHTFSYEFKAWENPKAIATADAIMSYLREAVAENGIENAIRFGHKVIEASWSTKDAHWLVEIERRDPDQHTVGRITMSCRWLFCASGYYRYDAGYTPELPGRQRFTGQIVHPQHWPQDLDYRGKRVVIIGSGATAVTLVPAIAETAGHVTMLQRSPTYIVPVPSEDRIANALPRLIGRDRAYSVTRRKNIAKQRLIWRFCQQYPRAARRLIRHLNAKQLPPGYPVDEHFRPAYNPWDQRLCAVPDADMFRAIRDGRASVVTDRIDTFTERGILLRSGRELAADIIVTATGLNLLAFGGISLTVDGQAVNVAETVAFKGFLLSEVPNFAYVFGYTNSSWTLKVGLVGEHFCRLLAHMDAHGHTICYPQRPASMPTRPLLEITSGYAKRAAGQLPQQGIDGPWRTCMDYRADRKMLRDGPVDDDHLRFTRSDSTSAPEPALTG; encoded by the coding sequence ATGAACTCCAGCAGCATCGAACACGTCGACGTGTTGATCGTTGGTGCCGGCATCTCGGGCATCGGCGCCGCCCACTATCTGCAGAAAATGCAGGCGGCCAAGACCTTCGCGATCGTGGAGGCTCGCGCCGACATCGGCGGAACGTGGGACTTGTTCCGGTATCCGGGGATTCGTTCGGACTCCGATCTGCACACGTTCAGCTACGAGTTCAAGGCGTGGGAGAACCCGAAGGCGATCGCCACCGCCGACGCCATCATGTCCTACCTCAGGGAGGCGGTCGCCGAGAACGGCATCGAAAACGCGATTCGCTTTGGGCACAAGGTGATTGAAGCATCCTGGTCCACCAAGGACGCCCACTGGCTAGTGGAAATCGAGCGCCGTGACCCCGATCAGCACACCGTCGGCCGGATCACGATGAGTTGCCGATGGCTGTTCTGCGCCAGCGGCTACTACCGCTACGACGCCGGCTACACGCCGGAATTGCCTGGCCGGCAACGCTTTACCGGGCAGATCGTACACCCGCAGCACTGGCCGCAGGACCTGGACTACCGGGGCAAGCGGGTGGTGATCATCGGCAGCGGCGCCACCGCGGTCACCCTGGTGCCGGCCATCGCCGAAACCGCCGGGCACGTGACCATGCTGCAGCGTTCGCCGACCTACATCGTGCCGGTGCCGTCGGAGGACCGCATCGCCAACGCCCTGCCCAGGCTGATCGGCCGCGATCGGGCCTACTCGGTGACCCGGCGCAAGAACATCGCCAAGCAGCGGCTCATCTGGCGGTTCTGCCAGCAGTACCCGCGGGCGGCCCGCAGGCTGATCCGCCACCTCAACGCCAAGCAGCTGCCGCCCGGGTATCCGGTCGACGAGCACTTCAGGCCCGCCTATAACCCGTGGGACCAACGGCTGTGCGCGGTGCCGGACGCCGACATGTTCCGGGCCATCCGCGACGGCCGGGCCTCGGTGGTCACCGACCGGATCGACACCTTCACCGAGCGGGGAATCCTGCTGCGGTCCGGGCGCGAGCTGGCGGCCGACATCATCGTCACCGCCACCGGCCTGAACCTGCTGGCCTTCGGCGGGATCAGCCTGACGGTGGACGGGCAGGCCGTCAACGTGGCGGAAACGGTGGCATTCAAGGGCTTCCTGCTCAGCGAGGTGCCGAACTTCGCCTACGTGTTCGGCTACACGAACTCGTCCTGGACGCTAAAGGTTGGGCTGGTGGGTGAGCACTTTTGCCGGCTGCTGGCGCACATGGACGCGCACGGTCACACCATCTGCTATCCGCAGCGGCCCGCATCCATGCCGACCCGGCCGCTGCTGGAAATCACCTCCGGTTACGCCAAGCGAGCGGCCGGCCAGCTGCCCCAGCAGGGCATCGACGGCCCCTGGCGGACCTGCATGGATTACCGGGCGGACCGAAAGATGTTGCGCGACGGCCCGGTCGACGACGATCACCTGCGCTTCACGAGGTCGGACTCCACGTCGGCACCGGAGCCGGCGCTAACCGGCTGA
- a CDS encoding GNAT family N-acetyltransferase, producing the protein MSPQARAARRTDVRELSRTMARAFYDDPVMEWMLPDDTARTAQLTRLFATLVRHHHLAGGGVEVACDGADIGAAALWDAPDRWRATRRQDLVMTLGFVRVFGVRMSLARAVQRVMMRVHPEEPHWYLAAIGSDPPVRGQGFGQALMRSRLDRCDAEHCPAYLESTKPENVPYYERFGFAVTREIALPDGGPPMWPMWREPR; encoded by the coding sequence GTGAGCCCGCAGGCACGCGCAGCACGCAGGACAGATGTCCGCGAACTGTCGCGTACCATGGCCCGGGCCTTCTACGACGACCCGGTCATGGAATGGATGCTTCCGGACGACACGGCGCGCACCGCTCAGCTGACTCGGTTGTTCGCGACGCTTGTCCGCCATCACCATCTGGCCGGCGGCGGTGTTGAAGTGGCCTGCGACGGGGCGGACATCGGCGCGGCGGCGTTGTGGGATGCCCCGGACCGGTGGCGGGCCACCCGCCGGCAGGATCTGGTGATGACGTTGGGGTTTGTTCGGGTGTTCGGCGTTCGGATGTCGCTGGCTCGCGCGGTGCAGCGGGTGATGATGCGGGTACATCCAGAGGAACCGCATTGGTATCTGGCCGCCATCGGCAGCGACCCGCCGGTGCGCGGCCAGGGCTTTGGTCAGGCGCTGATGCGGTCACGGCTGGACCGCTGCGACGCCGAGCATTGTCCGGCCTACCTCGAGTCGACGAAACCCGAAAATGTGCCCTACTACGAACGTTTCGGTTTCGCGGTGACCCGGGAGATCGCGCTGCCCGATGGTGGACCACCGATGTGGCCGATGTGGCGGGAACCGCGGTAG
- a CDS encoding WS/DGAT/MGAT family O-acyltransferase has product MSPVDALFLAAETREHPLHVGALQLFEPPPGAGRGFVRETHRAMLECTEISPLFRRRPASFYGAPTNLGWSADNDVDLGYHVRRSALPAPGRVRELLELTSRLHANLLDRHRPLWETHVIEGLRDGRFAVYAKMHHALIDGVSGLALMRQSLPTDPTDTGVRAPWSPAPRGNTRDQDRRGPLHHIGGMLGAAAGLAPSTIRLARAALLQQRLTLPFGAPRSMLNVAVGGARRCAAQSWPLDRVKTVKDAAGVTLNDVVLAMCAGALRAYLDDYDALPQTPLVAMVPVSLRTARDAVGGNMVGAVLCNLATHFDDPADRLDAIHASMRDNKQVLSQLPRAQALALSLALLSPAALNTLPGLGKASPPPFNVCISNVPGVREPRYLNGARMVGNYPMSLVLNGQAMNITLTSTADSLDFGLVGCRRGVPHLQRVLSHLETSLKELERALGL; this is encoded by the coding sequence ATGTCACCGGTCGACGCCTTGTTCTTGGCGGCGGAGACGCGTGAGCACCCGCTGCACGTCGGCGCGCTGCAACTGTTCGAGCCGCCACCGGGTGCCGGACGCGGGTTCGTGCGCGAGACCCACCGGGCGATGCTGGAGTGCACCGAGATAAGCCCGCTGTTCCGTAGGCGCCCCGCGTCGTTCTACGGTGCCCCCACCAACCTCGGCTGGTCGGCCGACAACGACGTGGACCTCGGCTACCACGTGCGGCGGTCCGCGCTGCCGGCTCCGGGACGGGTGCGCGAGCTGCTGGAGCTGACCTCGAGGCTGCATGCCAATTTGCTTGACCGGCACCGGCCGCTGTGGGAAACGCATGTGATCGAGGGCCTGCGGGACGGGCGTTTCGCGGTCTACGCGAAAATGCATCACGCGCTGATCGACGGGGTGTCCGGGCTCGCGTTGATGCGGCAGTCGCTGCCGACCGATCCCACCGACACCGGGGTGCGTGCCCCCTGGTCACCGGCGCCCCGGGGCAACACCCGCGATCAGGATCGCCGCGGCCCCCTGCACCACATCGGCGGCATGCTGGGAGCCGCCGCCGGCCTAGCCCCCTCGACGATTCGGCTGGCGCGCGCCGCGCTGCTGCAGCAGCGGCTGACGCTGCCGTTCGGGGCCCCGCGCAGCATGCTCAACGTCGCGGTCGGGGGAGCGCGGCGGTGCGCGGCGCAGTCATGGCCGCTGGATCGGGTCAAGACGGTCAAAGACGCCGCCGGGGTGACTCTCAACGACGTGGTGCTGGCGATGTGCGCCGGTGCGCTGCGAGCCTATCTCGACGATTACGACGCACTGCCGCAAACACCGTTGGTGGCCATGGTCCCGGTCAGCCTGCGCACCGCACGCGACGCCGTCGGCGGCAACATGGTGGGAGCGGTGTTGTGCAACCTGGCCACCCACTTCGACGATCCGGCCGATCGCCTCGACGCCATCCACGCCTCGATGCGCGACAACAAGCAGGTGCTGTCACAACTTCCGCGGGCTCAGGCGCTGGCGTTGTCGCTGGCGCTGCTGAGCCCGGCCGCACTCAACACCCTGCCCGGTCTGGGCAAGGCCAGCCCGCCCCCGTTCAACGTCTGCATCTCCAACGTGCCCGGCGTGCGTGAGCCCCGCTACCTCAACGGCGCGCGGATGGTCGGCAACTACCCAATGTCGTTGGTGCTCAACGGACAAGCGATGAACATCACGCTGACCAGCACCGCCGACAGCCTCGACTTCGGGCTCGTCGGATGCCGACGCGGCGTCCCGCACTTGCAGCGGGTGCTCAGCCACCTGGAAACGTCGCTGAAAGAACTTGAGCGCGCGCTCGGTCTTTGA
- a CDS encoding TIGR04255 family protein — MSNQGALPDPFIGLVGMVDVGRRYSNAPIVEATVDLRVLLSDDVGIDDLSGLYPDLEEPQPFFEFIPRVEDNRIVASNDRQAGFTFSKKKSFGIIAGLDRFAYSQLSKYSSWEDFIENVRPRWLRYKQVASPEKVTNVGVRYVNRIVIPKRQVEINDYLRTKVDISPYLPQAINRYFAQISFPINAYDAEATVNTALVEAPEPDATALVVDIDVSRELDLDPASDSFDEDLTAQLGTLRSAKNYVFEACITDATRGVIDSGVHEAQPPA, encoded by the coding sequence ATGAGCAACCAGGGGGCGCTACCGGACCCGTTCATCGGCCTGGTCGGCATGGTCGATGTGGGTCGGCGGTACTCAAACGCCCCGATAGTTGAAGCGACTGTAGACCTCCGTGTGTTGCTTTCAGATGATGTTGGAATCGATGATCTATCGGGTTTGTATCCTGACCTAGAAGAGCCGCAGCCATTCTTTGAGTTCATTCCGCGAGTTGAGGATAACCGCATAGTAGCTTCGAATGATCGACAGGCTGGGTTCACTTTTTCTAAAAAGAAGAGTTTTGGCATCATCGCCGGACTTGATCGCTTCGCGTATTCGCAATTGTCCAAGTATTCAAGCTGGGAGGATTTCATAGAAAACGTCCGGCCACGATGGCTGCGCTATAAACAAGTCGCGTCACCAGAGAAGGTCACTAATGTTGGAGTCCGCTACGTCAACAGGATCGTTATTCCAAAACGACAAGTGGAAATAAACGATTATCTACGCACCAAGGTCGATATATCACCGTATCTGCCGCAAGCGATTAACCGGTACTTTGCTCAGATTAGCTTCCCGATCAATGCATATGACGCAGAAGCTACCGTCAACACGGCATTAGTCGAGGCACCGGAACCTGATGCTACAGCGCTGGTCGTCGATATTGATGTATCTCGTGAGCTGGATCTTGATCCGGCCTCGGATTCGTTTGACGAGGACTTGACGGCTCAGCTAGGTACCCTGCGGAGCGCGAAGAACTACGTATTCGAGGCGTGTATAACTGATGCAACAAGAGGAGTGATTGACAGTGGCGTACACGAAGCCCAGCCACCTGCTTGA
- a CDS encoding nucleoside deaminase, whose product MIADEDLIRAALAVAATAGPRDVPIGAVIIGADGTELARAVNAREALGDPTAHAEILALRAAAAACGDGWRLAGSTLAVTVEPCTMCAGALVLARVARLVFGAWEPKTGAVGSLWDVVRDRRLNHRPAVRGGVLAAECAAPLEAFFARQRLG is encoded by the coding sequence GTGATCGCGGACGAAGACCTGATCCGTGCCGCACTGGCCGTCGCCGCGACGGCCGGCCCGCGTGACGTGCCGATCGGTGCGGTGATCATCGGGGCCGACGGAACCGAGCTCGCCCGGGCGGTGAACGCCCGCGAGGCGCTCGGGGATCCCACCGCGCACGCCGAGATCCTGGCCCTGCGAGCGGCGGCCGCCGCATGTGGCGACGGATGGCGGCTGGCGGGCAGCACGCTGGCGGTCACCGTCGAACCGTGCACCATGTGCGCGGGCGCCCTGGTGCTGGCCCGGGTCGCGCGGCTGGTATTTGGTGCCTGGGAACCCAAGACGGGGGCGGTCGGCTCGCTGTGGGACGTGGTGCGCGACCGGCGGCTCAACCATCGCCCGGCGGTGCGCGGCGGGGTCCTCGCGGCGGAGTGCGCCGCGCCGCTAGAGGCCTTCTTCGCCCGTCAACGACTGGGGTGA